From one Bacteroides intestinalis DSM 17393 genomic stretch:
- a CDS encoding RagB/SusD family nutrient uptake outer membrane protein — MNLIEKIKTATIICVAGAMIGMGSLSSCVDDINIGNDFLDKQPGVDVTVDSIFAKGENAKRFLWHMYGAMHNPFTYTGAVWYSHPDALTDICQSYCGWHNLGKYYGGDLTETDQDNGGLVKFPFIANGDGNGRAGIWRTIREGWIFIENIDRVPDLSESEKSQLRGEVYVIMASRYLDAFRNFGGLPKVDRSFVATDVVDGKRMSVIETAVFIDELIQGAINEPGLPFFVQDQATNSGRLTKGSAYGLRVRLWNFVASPLFNSDKPYLEFTRNEENQDLNQIWAGGYKSELWQKALKACEDFFQANSANGNYFALVQPTGNSEQDYCNAFRAAYWFRGNSEKVIEVHAGPGTDAWNGDWNVQGMDEFGMALFTLEYMEMFGMANGRNFPYDDVFNTDNTNNVDIFANRDPRLYETMVVNRNNLAEQYQGLSSTEMWQGGNVDQTFNPAVTDNPWSTRMKLFKYLRDNGYAAYYPTNFAYLRMADIHLCYAEALAQTGNLQKACDEMNKVRARVGLGKVEIMNPELNLTTNKDNFIDQLLKERACEFGYEDSRWYDLIRYKRSDIFKKQVHQLRVWRKDANGNKMNPADYNGDTSLEPGEPWPNCIYEKIPCTNNTRVWWDTGNQTSKWTDKWYLAPISRDEINKGYGLNQNPGW; from the coding sequence ATGAATCTTATAGAAAAAATAAAAACTGCTACTATTATATGTGTAGCTGGTGCCATGATAGGGATGGGATCGCTGAGTTCCTGTGTCGATGATATCAACATCGGAAATGACTTCCTCGACAAGCAGCCAGGTGTCGACGTAACCGTAGACTCCATCTTTGCCAAGGGAGAGAATGCAAAGCGTTTCCTCTGGCACATGTACGGTGCCATGCATAACCCTTTCACCTATACAGGTGCAGTATGGTATTCTCACCCCGATGCCCTTACCGATATTTGCCAGTCGTACTGCGGATGGCACAATCTCGGAAAGTACTACGGTGGTGACCTTACCGAGACCGACCAGGATAACGGCGGTCTTGTCAAGTTCCCCTTCATCGCCAACGGTGACGGCAATGGTCGTGCAGGCATCTGGCGTACCATCCGTGAGGGTTGGATTTTCATCGAGAACATCGATCGCGTTCCCGACTTGAGCGAATCAGAGAAGAGCCAGCTCCGTGGTGAGGTGTACGTCATCATGGCATCGCGCTATCTTGATGCTTTCCGCAACTTCGGAGGTCTTCCAAAAGTCGACCGCTCATTCGTGGCTACTGATGTTGTAGATGGCAAGCGCATGAGCGTAATCGAGACAGCAGTGTTCATCGACGAGCTTATCCAGGGCGCCATCAACGAACCGGGTCTTCCTTTCTTTGTGCAGGATCAGGCCACCAACTCCGGACGTCTGACCAAAGGCTCAGCCTATGGTCTGCGTGTAAGGCTGTGGAACTTCGTGGCTTCGCCTCTGTTTAACAGTGACAAACCTTATCTTGAATTCACTCGCAACGAGGAGAATCAGGACCTCAACCAAATATGGGCTGGCGGCTACAAATCCGAACTTTGGCAGAAAGCGCTGAAAGCTTGTGAGGATTTCTTCCAAGCCAATAGCGCCAACGGCAACTATTTCGCCCTTGTACAGCCCACCGGTAACAGTGAGCAAGACTATTGCAACGCTTTCCGTGCCGCCTACTGGTTCCGTGGCAACAGCGAGAAGGTGATTGAAGTTCATGCTGGTCCGGGTACAGACGCTTGGAATGGTGACTGGAACGTACAAGGTATGGATGAGTTCGGTATGGCTCTCTTCACCCTCGAATATATGGAAATGTTTGGTATGGCAAATGGTCGTAACTTCCCTTACGACGACGTATTCAATACCGATAACACCAACAACGTAGACATCTTTGCCAACCGCGACCCACGTCTCTACGAGACAATGGTGGTGAATCGCAACAATCTTGCCGAGCAATATCAGGGGCTTTCTAGCACCGAGATGTGGCAAGGTGGCAATGTTGACCAGACCTTCAATCCTGCTGTTACCGACAATCCATGGTCTACCCGTATGAAACTGTTCAAGTATCTCCGCGACAACGGCTATGCAGCATACTATCCGACCAACTTTGCTTATCTGCGTATGGCTGACATTCACCTTTGCTACGCTGAGGCACTCGCACAGACAGGCAATCTGCAGAAAGCCTGCGACGAAATGAATAAGGTACGCGCACGCGTAGGTCTTGGTAAGGTAGAGATTATGAATCCAGAGCTCAACCTAACCACCAACAAAGACAACTTTATCGATCAACTCCTTAAGGAACGTGCCTGTGAGTTCGGTTATGAAGACTCCCGCTGGTATGACCTCATCCGCTACAAGAGATCCGACATATTCAAGAAACAGGTACACCAACTGCGTGTATGGCGCAAGGATGCCAACGGCAACAAGATGAATCCTGCCGACTACAATGGCGACACGAGCCTCGAACCCGGTGAACCTTGGCCGAACTGTATCTATGAGAAGATACCTTGTACCAACAATACCCGTGTATGGTGGGATACCGGCAACCAGACGAGCAAGTGGACCGACAAATGGTATCTCGCGCCTATTTCACGTGATGAGATCAACAAGGGCTATGGTCTGAACCAGAACCCAGGTTGGTAA
- a CDS encoding SusC/RagA family TonB-linked outer membrane protein, with protein MNINRMLMLATAVVSLTANAQVKLDDKNANAYDLGYGVEISNFLSTASATTITGEELQQTSATNLAQALYGRLPGLTALSQGGFSGDENKGASFNIRGYHTLSDKSILILVDGYERPIDRLSVEEVESVTILKDAAATALLGHEGINGAILVKTKRGVEGKTHVKVNYSHKFQFDPEFADMVDGYGYANAFNRARHNDGLSAAYTEQELNLFKDGSDPYFYPNVNWRDLTFKNTAEEDHAYVSVYGGTNKVKYYTHIDYTDVRGAFKDTKLPDYNTQLRQSKANIRTNLDFNITNTTLMSVNLFGMFQETKRPSDIGADDATAAIYQLPASAFPYKTSTGIWGGNEAYGDANPIAKIQESGFYKTHQRQLWVDAKLSQKLDFLLNGLNVFVSAGYANSSIYAENSHKAHQYGYERYTGTIGDKNNVALNPFGNKETNLTFSTWNAGQWWKAKASVGINYKRSFFDNDHFNATVVYDNSGVSTDGRGNTFYRQNIMGVFHYDFQNRYVADLVLAGNGSCRTYPSKWAFSPTLSLGWIYADNNDALLNYGKLRASAGIQHTDYMPTYGMWLPTWDVSHGYVIIGNNYGATWGASLGSFPTTNFSQETSTSFNLGTDLRLANALDISVDAFYQLRSHIMLSASNENSSVVGIQSSYNDVGEVKSYGFEVSAKYVKKITSDLNLNLGANLSWARNEVSKYIGTPTYPLSDPVGHRVNEAWGLKSAGFFKDQTDINSSYRQEYSTVSPGDIKYQDLNGDQVINEFDVTSLNGATDIPELNYAFNVGVEYKGFGLNAWFQGTGNYMKYLPSAIWGGMADNGNLSVDYYNNCWDVAGNNALYPRLTTLNNSNNSQKSNVWYKPVHFLKMRNIEVYYKVPATVLSKLSLTAAKVFIQGENLLSFDNIDAMDAEVLSTAYPMFKGVNIGVTLTF; from the coding sequence ATGAATATAAATAGAATGTTGATGCTTGCGACTGCTGTTGTCTCTCTCACAGCAAATGCGCAGGTAAAACTCGACGATAAGAATGCAAATGCCTATGATTTGGGTTACGGCGTGGAAATAAGTAATTTCCTCAGCACCGCTTCTGCAACCACAATCACAGGTGAAGAATTGCAGCAGACCTCGGCAACTAACCTTGCCCAGGCTCTCTATGGACGTCTGCCAGGTCTAACAGCTCTATCGCAAGGCGGCTTCTCGGGCGACGAAAATAAGGGTGCCTCGTTTAATATTCGTGGCTATCACACGCTTAGCGATAAAAGTATCCTCATCCTCGTCGATGGCTACGAGCGTCCCATCGACCGCCTCAGTGTAGAGGAAGTGGAGAGCGTTACCATCCTCAAAGATGCTGCCGCTACGGCACTTCTTGGCCATGAGGGTATCAATGGTGCTATACTTGTGAAGACAAAGCGTGGCGTTGAAGGCAAGACACACGTCAAGGTGAACTACAGTCATAAGTTCCAGTTCGACCCTGAATTCGCAGACATGGTAGATGGTTACGGATATGCTAATGCGTTCAATCGTGCCCGTCACAACGACGGACTCTCTGCCGCATACACCGAGCAGGAGCTTAACCTCTTCAAAGACGGTTCCGACCCGTACTTCTATCCTAACGTGAACTGGCGCGACCTTACTTTCAAGAACACTGCCGAGGAAGACCATGCATACGTTTCGGTGTACGGAGGTACGAACAAGGTGAAATACTACACCCATATCGATTATACCGATGTGCGCGGTGCTTTCAAGGACACCAAGCTGCCGGACTACAATACGCAGTTGCGCCAGTCGAAGGCCAATATCCGTACCAACCTCGACTTCAACATCACCAACACAACTCTCATGTCGGTGAACCTCTTCGGTATGTTCCAGGAGACCAAGCGGCCCTCCGACATCGGTGCTGACGATGCTACAGCTGCTATCTACCAACTGCCGGCAAGCGCTTTCCCCTACAAGACCTCAACAGGTATCTGGGGTGGTAACGAGGCATACGGTGATGCCAACCCCATTGCCAAGATTCAGGAGTCCGGTTTCTACAAGACCCATCAACGTCAGCTGTGGGTAGATGCCAAGCTGTCTCAAAAACTCGACTTCCTGCTCAATGGTCTGAACGTATTTGTCAGTGCCGGCTATGCCAATTCGTCGATTTATGCGGAAAATTCGCACAAGGCACACCAGTATGGCTACGAGCGTTACACCGGTACCATTGGTGACAAGAACAACGTAGCTCTGAACCCATTCGGTAACAAGGAGACCAACCTCACCTTCAGCACCTGGAATGCCGGTCAGTGGTGGAAAGCAAAGGCCAGTGTAGGTATCAATTACAAACGTTCGTTCTTCGACAACGACCACTTCAATGCTACCGTTGTGTACGACAATAGTGGTGTGAGCACTGATGGACGTGGAAACACCTTCTATCGTCAGAACATCATGGGAGTCTTCCACTACGATTTTCAGAACCGCTACGTTGCCGACCTTGTGCTTGCAGGTAACGGCTCCTGCCGTACCTATCCTTCAAAGTGGGCATTCTCACCCACACTGTCGCTCGGCTGGATTTACGCTGACAACAACGATGCTCTGCTCAACTACGGTAAGTTGCGTGCATCGGCTGGCATCCAGCATACCGACTATATGCCTACCTATGGCATGTGGCTTCCCACATGGGATGTTTCGCACGGTTATGTGATTATTGGTAACAACTACGGTGCTACATGGGGAGCATCGCTTGGCTCCTTCCCAACTACCAATTTCTCGCAAGAGACATCTACGAGCTTCAACCTTGGTACTGACCTTCGTCTGGCAAATGCTCTTGACATCTCAGTTGATGCTTTCTACCAGCTTCGCAGCCACATCATGCTCTCTGCAAGCAATGAGAATTCATCGGTGGTTGGTATACAGTCGTCATACAACGATGTTGGCGAAGTTAAGAGTTACGGTTTTGAGGTAAGTGCCAAGTATGTGAAGAAAATCACTTCCGACCTCAATCTCAACTTGGGTGCCAACTTGTCGTGGGCACGCAATGAGGTGAGCAAGTATATCGGCACACCGACCTATCCGCTGAGCGACCCTGTAGGCCACCGTGTAAACGAGGCATGGGGACTCAAGTCGGCAGGCTTTTTCAAAGATCAGACCGACATCAACTCCAGCTATCGTCAGGAATACTCTACCGTAAGCCCTGGTGACATCAAATACCAAGACCTCAACGGTGACCAGGTAATCAATGAGTTCGATGTTACCAGTCTCAATGGTGCTACTGATATCCCTGAGCTCAACTACGCCTTCAATGTCGGTGTAGAATATAAAGGCTTCGGTCTAAACGCATGGTTCCAAGGCACTGGCAACTACATGAAGTATCTTCCGTCAGCAATATGGGGTGGCATGGCCGATAACGGCAACCTTTCAGTGGATTACTACAACAACTGCTGGGATGTGGCTGGCAACAATGCTCTCTACCCGCGTCTGACAACTCTGAACAACAGCAACAACAGCCAGAAAAGCAACGTATGGTACAAGCCTGTTCACTTCTTGAAGATGCGCAACATCGAGGTTTACTATAAAGTGCCTGCAACGGTGCTCTCGAAACTCTCTCTTACCGCAGCCAAGGTATTTATTCAGGGCGAGAACCTTCTTTCCTTCGACAATATCGACGCTATGGATGCTGAGGTACTTTCGACAGCATATCCCATGTTCAAGGGTGTCAATATAGGTGTCACATTAACTTTCTAA